The Gouania willdenowi chromosome 3, fGouWil2.1, whole genome shotgun sequence genome includes a region encoding these proteins:
- the LOC114458250 gene encoding regulator of G-protein signaling 9-binding protein encodes MGKEECKTMLDALNKVTACYRHLVIALGSTSDSQNLREELKKTRKNAQELAVANRTKLTSLLKDKNISKEDRAEYERLWVLFSSSMELLEVDMKRSLEIGQDFPLKVPTRHLIQTGMTGSTTAVASRAMSVQNMKYDADSNIDTADLRDLQSEITQVTQMVEEMEMNVQVAPWAVEAKQEAGAELKSNMSVGNSSVGVISICEEEPKEEDGRGGGRDAGFASICAAIGFFLIITVALVLGYLVVNM; translated from the coding sequence ATGGGGAAAGAGGAGTGCAAAACAATGCTGGACGCACTGAATAAAGTGACCGCCTGCTACAGGCATCTGGTCATCGCCCTGGGAAGCACCTCGGACTCCCAAAACCTGCGAGAGGAGCTGAAGAAGACCCGCAAAAATGCCCAGGAGCTGGCTGTGGCCAACAGGACTAAACTGACCTCTCTGCTCAAAGACAAGAATATCAGCAAAGAGGACCGGGCCGAGTACGAGCGCCTATGGGTGCTGTTCTCCAGCAGCATGGAACTCCTAGAAGTGGACATGAAACGTTCCCTGGAGATCGGGCAGGATTTCCCCCTGAAGGTGCCCACCAGACACCTGATCCAAACCGGGATGACCGGCAGCACCACCGCCGTGGCGTCCCGGGCCATGAGCGTGCAGAACATGAAGTACGATGCGGACAGCAACATCGATACGGcggatctgagagacctgcagTCTGAGATCACCCAGGTGACCCAGATGGTGGAGGAGATGGAGATGAACGTGCAGGTGGCCCCGTGGGCCGTGGAGGCCAAGCAGGAAGCGGGGGCCGAGCTGAAGTCTAACATGAGCGTGGGGAACTCCTCGGTGGGAGTGATCTCCATCTGTGAGGAGGAGCCCAAGGAGGAGGACGGAAGAGGAGGAGGCAGGGACGCGGGCTTTGCCTCCATCTGCGCTGCCATCGGATTCTTCCTCATCATCACCGTGGCTCTGGTGCTGGGATACCTGGTGGTCAACATGTGA